In Myxococcus fulvus, the following proteins share a genomic window:
- a CDS encoding DUF2515 family protein has translation MSPINELNRRRQPVVRPPEPQPAEKTPAQAKPVAPNRVLRDESLFETPGAKPRLELNPQRALAESPATPPKGGRLDIEAISNMTDPVARNEAITQGYFQLSNDMAGLLGKENANWATFGVWASKQAGVSIRQEDLPKVFMDQLKNSNAWASGLTAGALSVLNPVAPLLVEGLKVPIRDALNRVSDAIADGNKKLFQDIAPEFQRFTETFKGDTKYDAAKVEKYLAAFPPGKENLKAAFSDYAKAMFESDPNKKAELMLAANNRVGVHEQSLIQGEVDRALNAPLKETFRPIAEGIVDGFGNALPFPGNLAYKGAEATGLVDKAIDSVVDALAGQFRQFATEHMMKIGLPNGSLSLGDDITPGRQGSFPEHLRTIESGDLNRLLGQYDKTPNTLRGSSANDWSKFDQRMNYIVDLFRSRQSDPSLFNAP, from the coding sequence ATGAGTCCCATCAACGAACTGAACCGCCGTCGCCAGCCCGTCGTCCGTCCGCCGGAGCCGCAGCCGGCGGAGAAGACTCCCGCCCAGGCGAAGCCGGTCGCGCCGAACCGCGTGCTGCGGGACGAGTCGCTGTTCGAGACGCCGGGCGCGAAGCCTCGGCTGGAGCTCAACCCGCAGAGGGCGTTGGCGGAGAGCCCCGCGACGCCGCCCAAGGGCGGCCGGCTGGACATCGAGGCCATCTCCAACATGACGGACCCGGTGGCTCGCAACGAGGCCATCACCCAGGGCTACTTCCAGCTGTCCAATGACATGGCGGGGCTGCTCGGCAAGGAGAACGCCAACTGGGCCACCTTCGGTGTCTGGGCTTCCAAGCAGGCCGGGGTGAGCATCCGCCAGGAGGACCTGCCCAAGGTCTTCATGGACCAGCTCAAGAACAGCAACGCCTGGGCCAGCGGCCTGACGGCCGGCGCACTGTCGGTGCTCAACCCCGTGGCGCCGCTGTTGGTGGAGGGGCTGAAGGTCCCCATCCGGGACGCGCTCAACCGCGTCAGTGACGCCATCGCGGACGGCAACAAGAAGCTGTTCCAGGACATCGCCCCGGAGTTCCAGCGCTTCACGGAGACCTTCAAGGGCGACACGAAGTACGACGCGGCCAAGGTGGAGAAGTACCTGGCGGCGTTCCCGCCCGGGAAGGAGAACCTGAAGGCGGCCTTCTCCGACTACGCCAAGGCGATGTTCGAGAGCGACCCGAACAAGAAGGCGGAGCTGATGCTGGCCGCCAACAACCGCGTGGGCGTGCACGAGCAGTCGCTCATCCAGGGCGAGGTGGACCGCGCGCTCAACGCGCCGCTCAAGGAGACCTTCCGCCCCATCGCCGAGGGCATCGTGGATGGGTTCGGCAACGCGCTGCCGTTCCCCGGCAACCTCGCCTACAAGGGCGCGGAGGCGACGGGCCTGGTGGACAAGGCCATCGACAGCGTGGTGGACGCGCTGGCCGGCCAGTTCCGCCAGTTCGCGACCGAGCACATGATGAAGATTGGCCTGCCCAATGGCTCGCTCAGCCTGGGTGATGACATCACGCCGGGTCGCCAGGGCTCCTTCCCCGAGCACCTGCGCACGATTGAGAGCGGGGACCTCAACCGGCTGCTGGGCCAGTACGACAAGACGCCCAACACGCTGAGGGGCTCGTCGGCCAATGACTGGTCGAAGTTCGACCAGCGCATGAACTACATCGTCGATCTGTTCCGCTCCCGCCAGAGCGACCCGAGCCTCTTCAACGCGCCCTGA
- a CDS encoding Tox-REase-5 domain-containing protein, with translation MRPGLLLLGVVLVVTGCAGGDASSRRGALQQRAGLAQDAWPDAREDSRDEDSSLGVPLTRRDAFDALLGSAGLDERDALPVAGSALTPRHAARLLRTLLEKDVTLGQFPARVALGFVLREVLATGEVSRAGLARRVERFKHVAVLRPDGCLAWVRTGRTQQRVAPIEWRDGAFRAHGFELARFYDGSTGVFRRLDDELKEESGFPLADVHDDADVISRTLDGAEEAFVGLALAVGRFFSTSPADNLAALRGLPAAVVALLESSPEYLERFRYMTRGEQVQAVSRLVTNLVATWGTVSAGTRTLQGTAFATAEVPVLALAADGTVALRMVAAPVGRAAAVLSGGPGAAIILQRTGGAAKEGAPSKGPGQWGPAKESMSPRARRYQEQISGHSADEAYWVGGVGRDSGGVKFDGFEKGVLLEAKGPGYANKFLDNLRPKVWFENSGAKALVEQAQRQLAKTPADVPIKWFIAEEKTAEAIRMLFRRERIIGIEVLYVPPL, from the coding sequence GTGCGTCCTGGCCTCTTGCTTCTCGGCGTCGTCCTCGTCGTCACGGGCTGTGCCGGGGGCGACGCGTCCTCTCGCAGGGGCGCACTCCAGCAACGCGCTGGGTTGGCGCAAGACGCGTGGCCGGATGCGCGCGAGGACTCGCGGGACGAGGACTCCTCCCTGGGGGTTCCGCTAACGCGGCGTGATGCCTTCGACGCTTTGTTGGGAAGCGCGGGTCTGGATGAGCGGGACGCGCTGCCTGTCGCGGGGAGCGCGCTGACGCCCAGGCATGCCGCCCGGCTCCTGAGGACCCTGCTGGAGAAGGACGTGACGCTGGGACAGTTCCCGGCGCGCGTGGCGCTGGGCTTCGTGCTGCGGGAGGTGCTGGCCACGGGTGAGGTGTCGCGGGCCGGGTTGGCGCGCCGGGTGGAGCGCTTCAAGCATGTGGCGGTGCTCCGGCCGGATGGGTGCCTGGCGTGGGTGCGCACCGGGCGGACGCAGCAACGGGTGGCGCCCATCGAGTGGCGGGACGGGGCCTTCCGTGCGCACGGCTTCGAGCTGGCCCGGTTCTACGACGGGAGCACGGGAGTCTTCCGACGGCTCGACGATGAGCTGAAGGAGGAGAGCGGCTTCCCGCTGGCCGACGTCCATGACGACGCGGACGTCATCAGTCGGACCCTGGACGGGGCTGAAGAGGCGTTCGTGGGGCTGGCCCTCGCGGTGGGGAGGTTCTTCTCGACGTCGCCCGCGGACAACCTCGCGGCACTCCGTGGGTTGCCGGCCGCGGTGGTGGCGCTCTTGGAGTCGTCGCCCGAGTACCTGGAGCGCTTCCGGTACATGACCCGGGGCGAGCAGGTGCAGGCCGTCTCCAGGCTGGTGACGAACCTCGTCGCGACGTGGGGGACGGTGTCCGCGGGGACGCGGACGTTGCAGGGGACTGCGTTCGCCACGGCGGAGGTGCCGGTGCTCGCGTTGGCTGCGGATGGCACGGTCGCCCTGCGAATGGTGGCGGCGCCCGTGGGTCGTGCGGCGGCCGTGCTGAGTGGAGGACCTGGCGCGGCCATCATCCTTCAGCGGACGGGCGGCGCGGCGAAGGAGGGAGCGCCATCGAAGGGGCCCGGCCAGTGGGGACCCGCGAAGGAGTCCATGTCTCCACGCGCCCGGCGTTACCAGGAACAGATCTCGGGCCACTCGGCGGACGAGGCATACTGGGTCGGAGGTGTCGGCAGGGACAGCGGAGGCGTGAAGTTCGATGGGTTCGAAAAGGGCGTGCTGCTGGAGGCGAAGGGGCCGGGGTACGCGAACAAGTTCCTGGACAACCTCAGACCGAAAGTCTGGTTCGAGAATTCAGGAGCCAAGGCCCTCGTCGAGCAGGCACAGCGACAGTTGGCCAAGACCCCCGCTGACGTTCCCATCAAGTGGTTCATCGCGGAGGAGAAGACGGCCGAAGCCATCCGCATGCTCTTTCGGAGAGAGCGGATCATCGGGATCGAGGTCCTCTATGTTCCCCCGCTGTAG
- a CDS encoding immunity 52 family protein, translating into MTDRIEGEEEAFFCGAYWGARQETAEACATRLEAFFRLLAGVDLSFAQWFRQGKSRAEALKHPIDSTGAELAKLLRKGRDRVVEELGFRFSAWNGASDDNDGSALKLTCGGSSPRVINVCLLDLPVRGPNSERVLAASTLRGLVKSMAVAWEPDFVVVMSSAHLQMLRDNDPSEIWPGWVLYLSRQRGTVPPLPAPVHVEPVADKGTLIVLTPERFTASNPEHVALAEQVRALLDQAGLLKPL; encoded by the coding sequence ATGACGGACCGTATCGAGGGTGAGGAGGAGGCTTTCTTCTGTGGCGCATACTGGGGCGCCCGCCAGGAGACAGCGGAAGCGTGCGCGACACGTCTCGAAGCGTTCTTCAGACTGCTCGCGGGTGTCGACCTGTCATTTGCTCAGTGGTTCCGGCAAGGCAAGTCACGCGCCGAGGCCTTGAAGCATCCCATCGATTCGACAGGGGCGGAGTTGGCGAAGCTCCTCCGCAAGGGTAGAGACCGGGTCGTCGAAGAGCTCGGATTCCGATTCAGCGCCTGGAATGGCGCGAGTGACGACAATGACGGGAGCGCACTCAAGCTCACCTGCGGGGGGAGCTCTCCGCGAGTGATCAACGTTTGCTTGCTCGACCTACCCGTCCGAGGGCCCAACTCGGAGCGGGTGCTCGCCGCGTCGACTCTTCGCGGTCTCGTGAAGAGCATGGCGGTCGCGTGGGAGCCCGACTTCGTGGTGGTGATGTCGTCCGCTCATCTCCAGATGCTGCGAGATAACGACCCCTCGGAAATCTGGCCTGGGTGGGTCCTCTACCTTTCCCGGCAACGAGGCACCGTGCCCCCACTCCCGGCCCCCGTTCACGTCGAGCCGGTGGCGGACAAGGGCACCCTCATCGTCCTCACCCCCGAGCGCTTCACGGCCAGCAACCCGGAGCACGTGGCGCTGGCCGAACAGGTGCGCGCGTTGCTGGACCAGGCCGGACTCTTGAAGCCCCTCTAG
- a CDS encoding DUF3325 family protein: MATSTLLMVLGLAVLRGVALPDGLNRHRGWVRALGALCVAASVAFAVRAQGWGVGLTCAGVLAMLVAPVLALVVPLWPRATRFVWPVCALGLAGLWLGGA, encoded by the coding sequence ATGGCGACATCGACCCTGCTGATGGTGCTGGGCCTCGCCGTGCTCCGTGGCGTCGCGCTTCCGGACGGACTGAATCGTCACCGAGGGTGGGTCAGGGCGCTGGGCGCGCTGTGCGTGGCGGCGTCCGTGGCGTTCGCGGTGAGGGCGCAGGGGTGGGGCGTGGGGCTGACGTGCGCTGGGGTGCTGGCCATGCTGGTGGCGCCGGTGCTGGCGCTGGTGGTGCCGCTGTGGCCCCGGGCGACGCGCTTCGTGTGGCCGGTGTGCGCGCTGGGGCTCGCGGGCCTGTGGCTGGGAGGCGCCTGA
- a CDS encoding PepSY-associated TM helix domain-containing protein has translation MKLSPRAYEILWDAHAWAGVLSSLVLFVTFFLGAFALFAEELSPWQEPTFRAPVAVSEARAVELAQQLAEAETAAHPVWFGISLPTSEEPWLRLWRMSPDGAIKPLWVDPVSGRQLGERSDLGEFLNAMHFLEPIPGGAHLTGIASGVLVLLIGTGLLLQLGRMLRELVQFRPKGARRVIWSDAHKVIGVITAPFLLVFAVTGGILWLDDWFEPAVVKTSLDGDLKVRERIVDWPTPPAAVGRDAGAPDLAHALAMAKQRFPQSEHSHFFFDHLGDENGTVHLPGEREGTLHAFTHVRVARTGELLWARETGGGTLYSQVMDPLYGLHFATWASFPAKVLYALLAFVSAFGILAGNLLWLERRRAKGQSRFDTALAKLTSGFCAGLALAVGGVFVANQLLPAELPERPFWEHTVFLATWGLSIASAWLDASPARHARRLLWGASVLLFLVPLIDAARTGRLPFASGSSHLLATELGLFALVLVLVGAAGVIRRLQRPPVLPSTAPVEPEAPAPVPT, from the coding sequence GTGAAGCTGTCGCCCCGGGCCTACGAGATTCTCTGGGACGCGCACGCCTGGGCGGGCGTGCTGTCGTCGCTGGTGCTGTTCGTGACGTTCTTCCTGGGCGCGTTCGCCCTGTTCGCGGAGGAGCTGTCACCCTGGCAGGAGCCCACGTTCCGCGCGCCCGTGGCCGTGTCGGAGGCGCGGGCCGTGGAGCTGGCACAGCAGCTGGCCGAGGCGGAGACCGCGGCGCATCCCGTCTGGTTCGGCATCTCCCTCCCCACCTCCGAGGAGCCCTGGCTGCGGTTGTGGCGCATGTCCCCGGACGGCGCCATCAAGCCGCTCTGGGTGGACCCGGTGTCCGGGCGTCAGCTCGGCGAGCGCAGCGACCTGGGCGAGTTCCTCAACGCGATGCACTTCCTGGAGCCCATCCCCGGCGGCGCGCACCTGACGGGCATCGCCTCCGGGGTGCTGGTGCTGCTCATCGGCACCGGGCTGCTGCTCCAACTGGGCCGCATGCTGCGAGAGCTCGTCCAGTTCCGCCCCAAGGGCGCGCGGCGGGTCATCTGGTCGGACGCGCACAAGGTGATTGGCGTCATCACCGCGCCCTTCCTGCTCGTCTTCGCGGTGACCGGCGGCATCCTCTGGCTGGACGACTGGTTCGAACCCGCCGTGGTGAAGACGTCGCTGGATGGCGACCTGAAGGTGCGTGAGCGCATCGTGGACTGGCCCACGCCGCCCGCCGCCGTGGGGCGCGATGCCGGCGCGCCGGACCTGGCGCACGCGCTGGCGATGGCGAAGCAGCGCTTCCCCCAGTCCGAGCACAGCCACTTCTTCTTCGACCACCTGGGGGACGAGAACGGCACCGTCCACCTGCCGGGTGAGCGCGAGGGCACGCTCCACGCCTTCACCCACGTGCGCGTGGCTCGCACGGGCGAGCTGCTCTGGGCGCGGGAGACGGGGGGCGGGACCCTGTACTCGCAGGTGATGGACCCCCTGTACGGCCTGCACTTCGCCACCTGGGCCAGCTTCCCCGCCAAGGTGCTCTACGCGCTCCTGGCCTTCGTCTCCGCGTTCGGCATCCTCGCGGGCAACCTGCTGTGGCTGGAGCGCCGGCGCGCGAAGGGACAGAGCCGCTTCGACACCGCGCTCGCGAAGCTCACCTCGGGCTTCTGCGCGGGGCTCGCGCTCGCGGTGGGCGGCGTCTTCGTGGCCAACCAGCTGCTGCCCGCGGAGCTGCCCGAGCGGCCCTTCTGGGAGCACACCGTCTTCCTGGCCACGTGGGGCCTGTCCATCGCCAGCGCCTGGCTGGACGCCTCGCCCGCGAGGCACGCGCGCCGGCTGCTCTGGGGCGCGAGCGTGCTGTTGTTCCTCGTCCCCCTCATCGACGCGGCGCGGACCGGACGGCTGCCCTTCGCCTCCGGCTCCTCGCACCTCCTGGCGACGGAGCTGGGCCTGTTCGCCCTGGTCCTGGTGCTCGTGGGCGCCGCGGGCGTCATCCGCCGCCTCCAGCGTCCCCCGGTCCTTCCTTCCACCGCACCGGTCGAACCGGAGGCCCCCGCCCCCGTGCCGACCTGA
- a CDS encoding MxcI has protein sequence MSTFRRFATASAATSLLLSSALVGCGDDDKTPPDPTPTEKPAYSLATTVSQTNGAVTYVSLFDSLDVTSLDLTKASEHSGYATIGAVEGQLFVGDGEKPEISRFTVGDDGSLVAAGRISFANYGFTASAPLYLNQFVDSTRAYMSLEESRRVVWNPTTMQISGTADAPGLVREREGLVVKTGFDRARVTRGNDVFQAFYWTDGNYFDFLPTSQIAVYSKTNDSLVKLLDAPCPGLDVATQDEAGNLYFSNWVFSSAAPLLKDGAPDTCVVRIKAGETEIDAAWTRSLSSLVGGRQTAAFRYLGNDVGVVAVFHHENVDITPTTAPGVITGGLHWKLWRVNLATNSATPIDELGFIAGGYYAFNIEGRTFLLLPTADYARTAIWELGVSGTPVKRFEVQGWAYQFLQVR, from the coding sequence ATGAGTACGTTCCGCCGTTTCGCCACGGCCTCGGCCGCCACCTCGCTGCTGCTCTCCTCCGCCCTGGTGGGCTGCGGTGACGACGACAAGACGCCGCCGGACCCGACGCCCACGGAGAAGCCCGCCTACAGCCTGGCCACGACCGTCTCCCAGACGAACGGCGCCGTGACGTACGTGAGCCTCTTCGACTCGCTGGACGTCACCAGCCTGGACCTCACCAAGGCCAGCGAGCACTCCGGCTACGCCACCATCGGCGCCGTCGAGGGCCAGCTCTTCGTGGGCGACGGCGAGAAGCCGGAGATCTCCCGCTTCACCGTCGGCGATGACGGCTCGCTGGTGGCCGCGGGCCGCATCAGCTTCGCCAACTACGGCTTCACGGCCTCGGCGCCGCTGTACCTGAACCAGTTCGTCGACTCGACGCGCGCGTACATGTCGCTGGAGGAGTCGCGCCGCGTGGTGTGGAACCCCACGACGATGCAGATCTCCGGCACCGCCGACGCGCCGGGCCTGGTGCGCGAGCGCGAGGGGCTGGTGGTGAAGACGGGCTTCGACCGCGCCCGCGTCACGCGCGGCAACGACGTGTTCCAGGCGTTCTACTGGACCGACGGCAACTACTTCGACTTCCTGCCCACGTCTCAAATCGCCGTCTACTCGAAGACGAACGACAGCCTGGTGAAGCTCCTGGACGCGCCCTGCCCGGGGCTCGACGTGGCGACGCAGGACGAGGCCGGCAACCTCTACTTCAGCAACTGGGTGTTCAGCAGCGCGGCGCCCCTGCTCAAGGACGGCGCGCCCGACACGTGCGTGGTGCGCATCAAGGCGGGCGAGACGGAGATCGACGCCGCGTGGACGCGCTCGCTGTCCTCGCTGGTGGGCGGCCGTCAGACGGCGGCGTTCCGCTACCTGGGCAACGACGTGGGCGTGGTCGCCGTCTTCCACCATGAGAACGTGGACATCACCCCGACGACGGCGCCCGGCGTCATCACCGGCGGCCTGCACTGGAAGCTGTGGCGCGTGAACCTGGCGACCAACTCCGCGACGCCCATCGACGAGCTGGGCTTCATCGCGGGCGGCTACTACGCCTTCAACATCGAGGGCCGCACCTTCCTGCTGCTGCCCACCGCCGACTACGCCCGCACGGCCATCTGGGAGCTGGGCGTCAGCGGCACCCCGGTGAAGCGCTTCGAGGTGCAGGGCTGGGCGTACCAGTTCCTCCAGGTGCGCTGA